The Pseudomonas eucalypticola genome has a window encoding:
- a CDS encoding aminotransferase class I/II-fold pyridoxal phosphate-dependent enzyme, with amino-acid sequence MNRTPPAGLAGSAKDQLIQQARERRLRQAGAEPAPSLEAAQQAAAKVPEQFYRFALHPGYQQLRVMMQSAAQMGLSNPFFKLHEGRAEASTTIGGQAYVNFASYNYLGYANHPQVVDAAKQAIDQYGTSVSASRPVSGDRPLHRELERELAELYDVEDAITFVSGHATNVTTLGYLFGPRDLIVHDELIHNSVLQGIQLSGARRLSFPHNDWQALDRLLGEQRQHFERVLVVLEGIYSMDGDYPDLPRFVALKQRHRVFLMVDEAHSLGVMGATGKGIREHFGLPGDAVDLWMGTLSKTLSSCGGYIAGEAALVEHLKFLAPGFLYSVGMPPPVAAAALAALRCMKADPSPVAAVQARGEQFLRLARAAGLDVATSTGLAVIPVITGSSLKATQLSAALFQHGVNAQPILYPAVPEKAARVRFFVSCLHSEQQIADTVALVARELARL; translated from the coding sequence ATGAACCGCACCCCCCCGGCCGGCCTGGCCGGCTCCGCCAAGGATCAACTGATTCAGCAGGCGCGCGAACGCCGCCTGCGCCAGGCCGGCGCTGAGCCGGCGCCGTCCCTGGAAGCTGCGCAGCAGGCCGCCGCCAAGGTGCCGGAGCAGTTCTACCGCTTCGCCCTGCACCCCGGTTACCAGCAGCTGCGCGTGATGATGCAGAGCGCCGCGCAGATGGGCCTGAGCAACCCGTTCTTCAAGTTGCACGAAGGGCGCGCGGAAGCTAGCACCACCATTGGTGGCCAGGCCTACGTGAACTTCGCCAGCTACAACTACCTGGGCTACGCCAACCACCCGCAGGTGGTTGACGCGGCCAAGCAGGCCATCGACCAGTACGGCACCTCGGTGTCGGCCAGCCGACCGGTGTCCGGTGACCGCCCGTTGCACCGTGAGCTGGAGCGCGAACTGGCCGAGCTGTATGACGTGGAGGACGCCATCACTTTCGTCAGTGGCCATGCCACCAACGTCACCACCCTGGGGTACCTGTTCGGCCCGCGTGACCTGATCGTGCATGATGAGCTGATTCACAACAGCGTGCTGCAGGGCATCCAGCTGTCCGGCGCCCGGCGCCTGAGCTTCCCGCACAACGATTGGCAGGCGCTGGACCGCCTGCTGGGCGAACAGCGCCAGCATTTCGAGCGGGTGCTGGTGGTGCTCGAAGGTATCTACAGCATGGACGGCGACTACCCCGACCTGCCGCGTTTCGTGGCGCTCAAGCAGCGCCACCGGGTGTTCCTGATGGTCGACGAGGCGCATTCCCTGGGCGTGATGGGCGCCACCGGCAAGGGCATCCGTGAGCACTTCGGCCTGCCTGGCGATGCCGTGGACCTGTGGATGGGTACCCTGAGCAAAACCCTGTCCAGTTGCGGTGGCTACATCGCCGGCGAGGCGGCGTTGGTGGAACACCTGAAGTTCCTGGCGCCCGGCTTTCTCTACAGCGTGGGCATGCCGCCACCGGTGGCGGCCGCTGCCCTGGCCGCGCTGCGCTGCATGAAGGCCGATCCGTCACCCGTGGCGGCAGTGCAGGCGCGGGGTGAGCAGTTCCTGCGCCTGGCCCGCGCCGCCGGCCTGGATGTGGCCACCAGCACCGGCCTGGCGGTCATTCCGGTGATCACCGGCAGCTCGCTGAAGGCCACCCAGCTGTCGGCGGCGCTATTCCAGCACGGCGTCAACGCGCAGCCGATCCTGTACCCAGCGGTGCCGGAAAAGGCAGCGCGGGTGCGCTTCTTCGTGTCATGCCTGCATTCCGAGCAGCAGATCGCCGACACGGTGGCCCTGGTAGCCC
- a CDS encoding type I polyketide synthase: MLRKVAIIGTSFRFPGSDRETFWQNLQQGRDLVTQADASRWSHDEYLHPDKAHLGTAYTFAAGSLGDISRFDAGFFSISPREAASMDPQQRFLLEMGWELFENAGVKPSRLRGSNCGVYLGVASVDNAYRLTEDMAAIDAGTATGNSSSITANRLSYFYDLRGPSMTVDTACSSSLVAFHQAHKAIQSGDIDQAITGGISLHLHPFGFLIFSKASMLSPTGRCHSFDESGDGYVRSEGAGLFLLKAYDLAVADGDNILAVVAGSAVNTDGRKSSLTLPSADAQADLIRQAYGNAGIHPDQLDYLEAHGTGTAVGDPIETRALGEALGARRSRVLPIGSVKSNMGHLEAASGAAGLMKALYCLQHREVPATIGITTLNPTIPFADLNLQVVTDTLALKPEGELVVGVNSFGFGGANAHVILRSHVAAPAAAQPVENRALPLVLSAKDSDALAQAAGQMAEFLTAGTPPALYDVAYQALYRRDLLPHRLVVIDADRQAMAQALVDFAADPSVSELSSLVESGRAPDQASGPVLVYSGNGSQWQGMGKALLDEPDFSEAVAQIDAIFQPMAGYSLRAELAGDNGEGRYALTEIAQPALFALQVGVTRMLQRRGVQPVAVLGHSVGEVAAGWACGALSLADATHIIYQRSRLQGLTRGTGQMSAVGLPADATLALIEELGLHGRVFIAGENSVKGSTVAGADADLSRFEAVLNERQIFVRRLALDYAFHSPAMDGIAEQVVAALADIKPSAGDIPFYSTVTGQRLCGEGLGAEYWWHNIRKPVLFQQAVQSLVADGLNVFVEVGPHPILRSYVNDALLAEGVEGAVIATLQRNNHSTQLVDRSLARLLIAGVEPQLAHTFPVAGRFVQLPAYPWQGERFVLPVTSETADLLQRKRVHPYLGHGLPHTPLVWENRLDTRLFPTLADHKVGEAVLFPGAGFTELALAAALQFQPGEFVDIEELEIHNPLILGAEGSRKTRVRIDDSDGTLHISSRHHGENEAWVHHVVARSPGEARGVMLEARAPELPAREPDFDRQAHLCLTSAVGLNYGPAYQAVEEGWIDGHRVLARLSVPATIAAELSTLHLHPALLDSAFQLITQLLAGEGRKRGALAFVPVKLGRIAFSRQASTPCLAEVRLVRRSEHSLLADFVLYDSTGAAVISISNARFRGVRLHRDRSEDVKQVATVAVAKPLPGMPAPALAADSLSPALQARLGALANDAMAQRYVDEVEPLLDSLCSSFVQDLVDSHGGALHVPTVVAQAPQAAALLASLLEYGRDDGSLLAEGDTWRLADPGPRPGSQAIWQALFHGYPEHFQLIHSVGQVGLHLPALLRGERDVQHLLPRETSRAGLARHVLGAAGQQALIQALLDTLAQRLDGLAAGQRLRVLEIGLQGQPLAQGLGPVLDFDRIDYHYRSADAEAGELLNAEFAQVHVSVPGDALNAVFDLVLVPGDLAALDSISQGLRQGAAVLADGGQLVLLAQHPARWADFLFGACADWWLALPEQGNLGAQQRPAFWQQELQRHGLACAAPVELAPGMAAGSYVLVAQAAQARAAQPAAQVPAQQWLLVADPQGPEATLSQALQTVLQGAGQGVSLLAADAVETGAVYPGTDHIVLLAGLFGGQGLPGQSDRCLLAARLVHGCEAAGIAPTCWLLTSNAWHPQAGEQPLDAIADAALWGFGRTLANESGACRVRLLDLAANTSAAALLPVLLAADAETEMAVDAQGYRFVPRLRLQSPARPPQVDGEQPVVSLGFDQPGQLRNLRWQVQPPLSAASDQLDIDVQATGLNFRDVMYALGLLSDEAIENGFSGPTLGFEFAGVVRGKGGDVQGDFQPGDRVVGFGPRSFANRLVTQANAVARIPEGMSFEAAATIPSTFFTVFYALQHLARLEPGEKILIHGAAGGVGIAAVQIAKWCGAQIYATAGSDEKRDFLRLLGVEHVFDSRSLAYADEVLAITGGRGVDVVLNSLAGEAINRNFRVLKPFGRFLELGKRDFYQNTKIGLRPFRNNISYFGIDADQLMSERPELTRRLFAQMMDLFNDGTLTPLPYREFDANDVVEAFRYMQQARQIGKIVVTYRTPLQQVAQRTAQVPASLQLDAQGTYLVTGGLGGFGLRTAQWLVSKGARHLVLLGRRGPATEEAQPALRAWREQGIDVRAVACDITDRAQLASVIADIAGRAQPLRGVVHAATVIDDGLIRNLQREQLERVLEPKAMGAQLLHELTRGVALEFFVMFSSATTLFGNPGQANYVAANHWLEALARHRHALGLPATSVLWGAIDDAGFLARNQDIKQALQGRMGGAALQAAEALDNLEGMLLEGRSGLGVLELDWKALSRFLPTAGAPKFSELARLQGGEQEDDSDADDVQRLLAELDDEALTEVFAHMLKQEISEILRLPVARLDASRPLQELGLDSLMSVELVVAVEERFGIRLPVMELSDSSSIDKLTRRIIELLRGTQAVSDSDEQQALAKNTLARHGVELSAQDLAQLDGAASTRLIN; the protein is encoded by the coding sequence ATGTTAAGAAAAGTTGCAATCATCGGTACCTCTTTCCGCTTCCCGGGTTCTGATCGCGAGACGTTCTGGCAGAACCTCCAGCAGGGGCGGGACCTGGTAACCCAGGCCGATGCCTCGCGTTGGTCGCATGACGAGTACTTGCACCCGGACAAGGCGCACCTGGGTACGGCCTACACCTTCGCGGCAGGCTCGCTGGGAGACATTTCCCGTTTCGACGCCGGTTTCTTCAGCATTTCCCCGCGCGAAGCGGCGAGCATGGATCCCCAGCAGCGTTTTCTGCTGGAGATGGGCTGGGAGCTGTTCGAAAACGCCGGGGTGAAACCCTCGCGCCTGCGTGGCAGCAACTGCGGCGTCTACCTGGGTGTAGCCAGCGTCGACAACGCCTACCGGCTCACCGAGGACATGGCGGCGATCGACGCGGGCACCGCCACGGGCAACTCGTCGAGCATCACCGCCAACCGGTTATCGTACTTCTACGACCTGCGCGGCCCGAGCATGACGGTCGATACCGCCTGCTCCTCGTCCCTGGTGGCATTCCACCAAGCGCACAAGGCCATCCAGAGCGGCGATATCGACCAGGCGATCACTGGCGGCATCAGCTTGCACCTGCACCCGTTCGGTTTCCTGATCTTCTCCAAGGCGTCCATGTTGTCGCCGACTGGCCGCTGCCACTCCTTCGACGAATCCGGCGATGGCTATGTGCGCTCCGAAGGCGCCGGCCTGTTTCTGCTCAAGGCCTACGATCTGGCGGTGGCCGACGGCGACAACATTCTGGCCGTGGTGGCAGGTAGCGCCGTCAACACCGACGGGCGCAAATCCAGCCTGACCCTGCCAAGCGCCGACGCCCAGGCCGACCTTATTCGCCAGGCCTACGGCAACGCCGGTATCCACCCCGACCAGCTCGACTACCTGGAAGCCCACGGCACCGGCACCGCGGTCGGCGACCCCATCGAAACCCGTGCACTGGGTGAAGCCCTGGGCGCGCGGCGCAGCCGGGTACTGCCGATCGGCTCGGTGAAAAGCAACATGGGTCACCTGGAAGCCGCTTCTGGCGCTGCGGGCCTGATGAAGGCGCTGTACTGCCTGCAGCATCGCGAAGTGCCAGCCACCATTGGCATCACCACGCTCAACCCCACTATCCCGTTCGCCGACCTCAACTTGCAGGTGGTTACCGACACCCTGGCGTTGAAGCCTGAAGGTGAGCTGGTCGTCGGGGTGAACTCGTTCGGTTTCGGGGGCGCCAACGCCCACGTCATCCTGCGCAGCCACGTGGCCGCGCCTGCCGCCGCGCAGCCGGTGGAAAACCGTGCGTTGCCGCTGGTGCTGTCGGCCAAGGACAGCGACGCGCTGGCGCAGGCCGCCGGGCAGATGGCCGAATTCCTCACCGCTGGCACCCCACCGGCGCTGTACGACGTCGCCTACCAGGCTTTGTACCGCCGCGATCTGCTTCCCCACCGCCTGGTGGTCATCGATGCCGACCGTCAAGCCATGGCCCAGGCCCTGGTGGACTTCGCCGCCGACCCTTCGGTGAGCGAGCTGAGCTCCCTGGTGGAAAGCGGCCGCGCCCCCGACCAGGCCAGCGGCCCGGTGCTGGTGTACTCCGGCAACGGTTCGCAGTGGCAGGGCATGGGCAAGGCCCTGCTCGACGAGCCGGACTTCAGCGAGGCCGTGGCCCAGATCGACGCCATCTTCCAGCCCATGGCCGGCTATTCCCTGCGTGCGGAACTTGCCGGTGACAACGGCGAAGGCCGCTACGCACTGACCGAAATCGCCCAGCCAGCGCTGTTCGCCCTGCAGGTAGGGGTGACCCGCATGCTCCAGCGCCGTGGCGTACAGCCCGTGGCCGTGTTGGGCCACAGCGTGGGTGAAGTCGCCGCCGGCTGGGCCTGTGGCGCCCTCAGCCTGGCCGACGCCACGCACATCATCTACCAGCGCAGCCGCCTACAGGGTTTGACGCGTGGCACCGGGCAGATGTCGGCGGTTGGCCTGCCGGCCGACGCTACCCTGGCGTTGATCGAAGAACTGGGGCTGCACGGCCGGGTGTTCATTGCCGGTGAAAACAGCGTCAAGGGCTCGACCGTGGCCGGCGCCGATGCCGACCTCAGCCGGTTCGAGGCAGTGCTCAACGAACGCCAGATCTTTGTCCGCCGCCTGGCGCTGGACTACGCCTTCCACTCGCCGGCCATGGACGGTATCGCCGAGCAGGTGGTAGCGGCGCTGGCCGATATCAAACCGTCGGCCGGCGACATTCCCTTCTATTCCACCGTGACGGGCCAGCGCCTGTGCGGTGAAGGCCTGGGCGCCGAATACTGGTGGCACAACATCCGCAAGCCGGTACTGTTCCAGCAAGCGGTGCAAAGCCTGGTCGCCGATGGCCTGAACGTGTTCGTGGAAGTGGGCCCGCACCCCATCCTGCGCAGCTACGTCAACGATGCGCTGCTGGCTGAGGGCGTCGAAGGCGCTGTGATCGCCACCCTGCAACGCAACAACCACAGCACCCAGCTGGTGGACCGCAGCCTGGCGCGCCTGCTGATCGCCGGGGTAGAGCCGCAACTGGCCCATACCTTCCCCGTAGCCGGGCGCTTCGTGCAGCTGCCGGCCTACCCCTGGCAGGGTGAACGCTTCGTGCTGCCGGTCACCAGCGAAACCGCCGATCTGCTGCAGCGCAAGCGCGTGCACCCTTACCTGGGCCACGGCCTGCCCCACACCCCGCTGGTGTGGGAGAACCGTCTGGACACCCGTTTGTTCCCCACCCTGGCTGACCACAAGGTCGGTGAAGCCGTGCTGTTCCCGGGTGCCGGTTTTACCGAACTGGCGCTGGCGGCGGCCCTGCAATTCCAGCCGGGCGAGTTCGTCGACATCGAAGAGCTGGAAATTCACAACCCGCTGATCCTGGGGGCCGAAGGCAGCCGCAAGACCCGCGTGCGCATTGACGACAGCGACGGCACCCTGCACATCAGTTCGCGCCACCATGGCGAAAACGAAGCCTGGGTGCACCACGTGGTGGCCCGGTCTCCGGGGGAGGCGCGCGGTGTGATGCTGGAGGCGCGCGCACCTGAGTTGCCTGCGCGTGAACCCGACTTCGACCGTCAGGCTCACCTGTGCTTGACTAGTGCCGTAGGCCTGAACTACGGCCCCGCCTACCAGGCTGTGGAAGAAGGCTGGATCGACGGCCATCGGGTGCTGGCGCGCCTCAGCGTGCCGGCCACCATCGCCGCCGAACTGAGTACCCTGCACCTGCACCCGGCGCTGCTGGACAGCGCCTTCCAGCTGATCACCCAGCTGCTGGCAGGCGAAGGCCGCAAGCGTGGCGCACTGGCGTTCGTGCCGGTGAAACTGGGGCGCATCGCCTTCAGCCGCCAGGCCTCGACGCCGTGCCTGGCCGAAGTGCGCCTGGTGCGTCGTTCCGAGCACTCGCTTCTGGCCGACTTCGTGCTGTACGACAGCACCGGTGCTGCCGTCATCAGCATCAGTAACGCGCGCTTCCGTGGCGTGCGTCTGCACCGTGACCGTTCCGAGGACGTCAAGCAGGTCGCTACCGTGGCGGTGGCCAAGCCGCTGCCGGGCATGCCTGCGCCGGCGCTGGCGGCCGACAGCCTGAGCCCTGCGTTGCAGGCGCGGCTGGGCGCACTGGCCAACGATGCCATGGCCCAGCGCTACGTGGATGAGGTGGAGCCGCTGCTGGACAGCCTGTGCAGCAGCTTCGTGCAAGACCTGGTCGACAGCCACGGCGGCGCTTTGCATGTGCCAACCGTGGTGGCCCAGGCGCCCCAGGCCGCGGCCTTGCTGGCATCGCTGCTGGAGTACGGCCGCGACGACGGCAGCCTGCTGGCCGAGGGCGACACCTGGCGCCTGGCCGACCCAGGCCCGCGTCCCGGCAGCCAGGCTATCTGGCAGGCGCTGTTCCATGGCTACCCGGAACACTTCCAACTGATTCACTCGGTAGGCCAGGTGGGCCTGCATTTACCAGCGCTGTTGCGCGGCGAGCGCGACGTGCAGCACCTGCTGCCGCGCGAAACCTCGCGCGCCGGCCTGGCGCGCCACGTGCTGGGGGCCGCCGGCCAGCAGGCGCTGATTCAGGCATTGCTCGACACCCTGGCGCAGCGCCTCGACGGCCTGGCCGCTGGCCAGCGCCTGCGGGTACTGGAAATCGGCCTGCAGGGTCAACCACTGGCCCAGGGCCTAGGCCCGGTGCTGGACTTCGACCGCATCGACTACCACTACCGCAGCGCCGACGCCGAAGCCGGGGAGCTGCTCAACGCCGAATTCGCCCAGGTGCACGTCAGCGTACCCGGCGATGCGCTGAACGCGGTGTTCGACCTGGTGCTGGTGCCCGGGGACCTGGCTGCCCTGGACAGTATCAGCCAGGGGCTACGCCAGGGCGCCGCGGTACTGGCCGATGGCGGCCAGCTGGTGCTGTTGGCGCAGCACCCGGCACGCTGGGCCGACTTCCTGTTCGGCGCCTGCGCTGACTGGTGGCTGGCGCTGCCCGAGCAAGGCAACCTGGGCGCACAACAACGGCCGGCGTTCTGGCAGCAAGAGCTGCAACGCCATGGCCTGGCCTGTGCCGCCCCCGTGGAACTGGCCCCAGGCATGGCCGCTGGCAGCTACGTGCTGGTAGCCCAGGCGGCCCAGGCACGTGCCGCGCAACCAGCCGCCCAGGTACCTGCCCAGCAATGGCTGCTGGTTGCCGACCCGCAAGGCCCCGAAGCCACCCTGAGCCAAGCCCTGCAAACGGTATTGCAGGGCGCGGGGCAGGGCGTGTCGCTGCTGGCTGCCGACGCCGTCGAGACAGGTGCCGTGTACCCCGGCACCGATCATATTGTGTTGCTGGCCGGCCTGTTCGGTGGCCAGGGCCTGCCGGGCCAGAGCGACCGCTGCCTGCTGGCGGCGCGGCTGGTGCATGGCTGCGAGGCCGCGGGCATCGCCCCGACCTGCTGGCTGCTGACCAGCAATGCCTGGCATCCCCAGGCAGGCGAGCAACCCCTGGACGCCATCGCCGACGCCGCCCTGTGGGGCTTCGGCCGCACGCTGGCCAACGAAAGTGGGGCCTGTCGCGTGCGTCTGCTGGACCTGGCCGCCAATACATCGGCGGCGGCGCTGCTGCCGGTGCTCCTGGCGGCCGACGCGGAAACCGAAATGGCCGTCGACGCCCAGGGGTATCGCTTCGTGCCACGCCTGCGTTTGCAGTCACCGGCGCGGCCGCCACAGGTGGACGGCGAGCAACCGGTGGTCAGCCTTGGTTTCGATCAGCCGGGGCAACTGCGCAACCTGCGCTGGCAGGTGCAGCCACCGTTGAGCGCCGCCAGTGACCAGCTGGACATCGACGTGCAGGCCACTGGCCTGAACTTCCGCGACGTGATGTACGCGCTGGGCCTGCTGTCGGATGAAGCCATTGAAAACGGCTTCTCCGGGCCTACGCTGGGCTTCGAATTTGCTGGCGTGGTGCGGGGCAAGGGTGGCGATGTGCAGGGCGACTTCCAGCCCGGCGACCGGGTGGTCGGTTTCGGTCCGCGCAGCTTTGCCAACCGCCTGGTGACCCAGGCCAACGCCGTGGCGCGCATCCCTGAAGGCATGTCCTTCGAAGCGGCCGCCACCATCCCCAGCACCTTCTTCACGGTGTTCTACGCCTTGCAGCACCTGGCACGCCTGGAGCCGGGGGAGAAGATTCTGATCCACGGCGCCGCCGGTGGCGTCGGCATCGCCGCCGTGCAGATTGCCAAATGGTGCGGGGCGCAGATCTACGCCACGGCGGGTAGTGACGAGAAGCGCGACTTCCTGCGCCTGCTGGGCGTCGAGCATGTGTTCGACTCGCGTTCCCTGGCGTACGCCGATGAAGTACTGGCCATCACGGGCGGCCGCGGCGTCGACGTAGTGCTCAACTCCCTGGCCGGTGAAGCCATCAACCGCAACTTCCGCGTGCTCAAGCCGTTTGGCCGCTTCCTGGAACTGGGCAAGCGCGACTTCTACCAGAACACCAAGATCGGCCTGCGGCCGTTCCGCAACAACATCAGTTACTTCGGCATCGACGCCGACCAGCTGATGAGCGAACGCCCCGAGCTGACGCGTCGCTTGTTCGCGCAGATGATGGACCTGTTCAATGACGGCACCCTGACGCCGCTGCCGTACCGCGAATTCGATGCCAACGACGTCGTCGAAGCCTTCCGCTACATGCAGCAGGCTCGCCAGATCGGCAAGATCGTGGTCACCTACCGCACGCCGCTGCAGCAAGTGGCCCAGCGTACGGCCCAGGTACCGGCCAGCCTGCAACTGGATGCCCAAGGCACCTACCTGGTCACCGGTGGCCTGGGCGGCTTTGGCCTGCGCACCGCGCAGTGGCTGGTCAGCAAGGGCGCCCGCCACCTGGTGCTGCTGGGCCGTCGCGGCCCGGCCACCGAGGAGGCACAACCGGCCCTGCGCGCCTGGCGCGAGCAGGGTATCGACGTACGCGCCGTGGCCTGTGACATCACTGACCGCGCGCAGTTGGCCAGTGTCATCGCCGACATCGCCGGCCGCGCCCAGCCGCTACGCGGCGTGGTGCACGCCGCCACCGTCATCGATGACGGGCTGATCCGCAACCTGCAGCGCGAGCAACTGGAACGAGTTCTGGAACCCAAGGCCATGGGCGCGCAGTTGCTGCATGAGCTGACGCGTGGCGTGGCGCTGGAATTCTTCGTGATGTTCTCGTCGGCCACCACCCTGTTCGGCAACCCTGGCCAGGCCAACTACGTGGCCGCCAACCACTGGCTCGAAGCCTTGGCGCGCCACCGTCACGCCCTCGGCCTGCCGGCCACCAGCGTGCTGTGGGGGGCGATCGACGACGCCGGTTTCCTGGCCCGCAACCAGGACATCAAGCAAGCCCTGCAAGGCCGCATGGGCGGCGCTGCGCTGCAAGCCGCCGAGGCGCTGGACAACCTAGAAGGCATGCTGCTGGAAGGGCGCTCGGGCCTGGGCGTGCTGGAGCTCGACTGGAAAGCGCTGTCGCGCTTCCTGCCGACCGCCGGTGCGCCGAAGTTCTCCGAGCTGGCGCGCCTGCAAGGCGGCGAACAGGAGGACGACAGCGACGCTGACGACGTACAGCGCCTGTTGGCCGAGCTGGATGATGAAGCGCTGACGGAGGTCTTCGCGCACATGCTCAAGCAGGAAATCAGCGAGATCCTGCGCTTGCCGGTGGCCCGCCTGGATGCCAGCCGACCCCTGCAGGAGCTGGGCCTGGACTCGCTGATGAGCGTGGAACTGGTGGTGGCGGTTGAAGAGCGCTTCGGCATTCGACTGCCGGTGATGGAACTGAGCGACAGCTCGTCCATCGACAAGCTTACCCGCCGCATCATCGAGCTGTTGCGCGGTACCCAGGCAGTGTCGGACAGCGACGAGCAGCAGGCCCTGGCGAAGAACACCCTGGCCCGCCACGGCGTCGAGCTGAGCGCGCAGGACCTGGCGCAACTCGATGGCGCTGCCTCCACCCGGTTGATCAATTGA
- a CDS encoding GAF domain-containing protein has translation MIDLNSTGQGLEGYAMLTAQLESLLADERDFIANASQFSAFLYNYVDDLNWAGFYLNRNEELVLGPFQGQVACVRIPFGKGVCGAAAATRQTQRVEDVHAFPGHIACDSASNSELVIPLIKDGRLIGVLDLDSPKLARFAEADQAGMEKLVSVFLRLTDC, from the coding sequence ATGATCGATTTGAACAGCACCGGCCAGGGCCTCGAAGGCTACGCGATGCTGACCGCGCAACTGGAATCGCTGCTCGCCGACGAGCGCGACTTCATTGCCAATGCCTCGCAGTTTTCGGCGTTTCTCTACAACTATGTCGACGACCTGAACTGGGCCGGCTTTTACCTGAACCGCAACGAAGAACTGGTGCTGGGTCCATTCCAGGGCCAGGTGGCCTGTGTGCGCATCCCGTTCGGCAAGGGGGTGTGCGGCGCCGCGGCCGCTACCCGTCAAACCCAGCGCGTGGAAGATGTGCATGCCTTCCCGGGCCACATTGCCTGTGACAGCGCGTCGAACAGCGAGCTGGTGATTCCGTTGATCAAGGACGGGCGCCTGATCGGCGTGCTGGACCTGGACAGCCCGAAGCTGGCGCGCTTTGCCGAAGCTGACCAGGCCGGCATGGAAAAACTGGTGAGCGTGTTCCTGCGCCTGACCGACTGCTGA
- a CDS encoding ATP-binding protein, giving the protein MDARLSAFLERAESVLARLEPLLPAVRPQVDWSQCLAARWQRDGRSGYLMPLQVSLDTRLTDLIGVDRQRDQLGANTRQFLQGLPANHALLWGSRGTGKSSLVRALLAEHAAQGLRLIEIERDHLADLPRVVEQLVRLPQRFVLFCDDLSFESGEGDYRILKSVLDGSLESAPENVLLYATSNRRHLVPEKESDNAHWQNVDGEIHPSEAVEDKIALSDRFGLWLSFYPFNQEHFLDVVEHWVGQFAAQAGLVWQRTEELDILAARWATGRGNRNGRCAYQFARYWVGLKLLEQPQ; this is encoded by the coding sequence ATGGACGCGCGTTTGAGTGCATTTCTTGAGCGAGCCGAGTCGGTGCTGGCGCGCCTCGAACCCCTGTTGCCCGCTGTGCGACCGCAAGTGGACTGGTCCCAATGCCTGGCCGCGCGCTGGCAGCGCGACGGCCGCTCGGGCTACCTGATGCCTTTGCAGGTGAGCCTGGACACGCGCCTGACCGACCTGATCGGCGTCGATCGCCAGCGTGATCAGCTGGGCGCCAACACGCGGCAGTTCCTTCAAGGGTTGCCGGCCAACCATGCGCTGCTGTGGGGCTCGCGCGGCACCGGCAAATCCTCGCTGGTGCGCGCCCTGCTGGCCGAGCATGCGGCCCAGGGGCTGCGCCTGATCGAGATCGAGCGCGACCACCTGGCCGACTTGCCGCGGGTGGTGGAGCAACTGGTGCGCCTGCCCCAGCGCTTCGTGCTGTTCTGCGACGATTTGTCATTCGAGTCAGGGGAGGGCGATTACCGTATCCTCAAGAGCGTGCTCGATGGCTCGCTGGAGTCGGCGCCGGAGAACGTGCTGCTGTACGCCACCTCCAACCGCCGGCACCTGGTGCCGGAGAAAGAGAGCGACAACGCCCACTGGCAGAACGTCGATGGCGAGATTCACCCCAGCGAGGCGGTGGAAGACAAGATCGCACTGTCGGACCGGTTTGGCCTGTGGTTGTCGTTCTACCCGTTCAATCAGGAACATTTTCTCGACGTGGTCGAGCACTGGGTCGGCCAGTTCGCCGCCCAGGCCGGCCTCGTCTGGCAACGCACCGAGGAGCTGGACATCCTGGCGGCGCGCTGGGCCACCGGCCGCGGCAACCGCAACGGCCGCTGCGCTTACCAATTCGCCCGTTACTGGGTGGGCCTCAAATTACTGGAGCAACCGCAATGA